Proteins encoded within one genomic window of Rubrobacter aplysinae:
- a CDS encoding GNAT family N-acetyltransferase has product MAEPTESVGETGPTTNIRGEKVALGPLRRDLLPEYRRWINDFETLRTLGAPPQPMTAEQEESWYESRMKAESEAMFTIYATPDLTPVGNTGLHEIDHRNRSAAFGIVIGESGYRGRGLGTETATLMLDYAFTALGLHNVMLSVYEFNGAGRRAYEKAGFKEIGRRRQCRYMGGRMWDEIFLDCLSPEFESPVLKDIFSAEGNTNRA; this is encoded by the coding sequence GTGGCGGAACCCACGGAAAGCGTCGGAGAGACGGGACCCACGACCAACATCCGGGGAGAGAAGGTCGCGCTCGGGCCACTGCGCCGCGACCTGTTGCCAGAATACAGGCGTTGGATCAACGACTTCGAGACGCTACGAACCCTGGGCGCGCCCCCGCAGCCCATGACCGCAGAGCAAGAAGAGTCCTGGTACGAGAGCCGGATGAAGGCCGAAAGCGAAGCCATGTTCACCATCTACGCGACGCCGGATCTTACCCCTGTCGGCAACACCGGGCTGCACGAGATAGACCACCGCAACCGGAGCGCGGCCTTCGGGATCGTGATCGGCGAGTCAGGCTACAGGGGCCGGGGCCTCGGCACGGAGACGGCCACCCTGATGCTCGACTACGCCTTCACCGCCCTCGGCCTGCACAACGTAATGCTTTCGGTGTACGAGTTTAATGGTGCCGGGCGCAGAGCCTACGAGAAGGCGGGCTTCAAGGAGATAGGCCGCCGCAGGCAGTGCCGGTACATGGGCGGCCGGATGTGGGATGAGATCTTCCTGGACTGCCTCTCCCCGGAGTTCGAGAGCCCGGTGCTGAAAGACATCTTCTCCGCCGAGGGTAATACGAACCGCGCGTGA